ATCACTCCAGTTTTTATGCATTTACTTCATCTTTGTGGCAAGAACTAACAAAGTTGATCTCTACTTGAATCTCTTTGATGGCCTTCAACTCATATCTACTGATTACCTCATTCAAGATGGAACTTCTGATTCTCCACCTCCCAACCAATCCCATCCCTGCAACCCAAGTTTTCCATCACTCCACCTCCCAACGAATTTTCCCCTCTAGGCTTCCCATTTCAGTAAATTTAGCCTCAAATCTAGGTGGAAATCAtccttctctttcctcatctTCTACACCCACTTCCTGAGGTCTACCAATTCTGTACCATTTGGCTCGCAAACGTATCTCAAATCCACTCGTCTCCATCACTAGCTTTTGGACCTTCCAGCTCTTATAGTTCGTCTGCTTCTACCCTGGCCTCTCCACAGTCCATTCCACCACACTGTCGTCAGATTCCCAGATGCCTTCCCCTTGTACTTTCCAAAGTCTCTGCCCTAGAGCTCTTCCCCTGGAGCCTATCACAAGCCTTTGTCCTCCCTGCTTGCCCTGCTCTAGACACAGATCTCCTTTCAAGGCCTTTGATTCCTCAGACCACTGGTGTTCTGCTTCAGAGTTCTCCAAGTGCTACTCCCCcagaatgcttttcttttttgcacGGCcagctccttctcttcctgtgaTCTCTGGGAGATCCTCTCTGACTTCCATACCTAAAGCAGAGTCCCCTCTCAGATTActagggtggggctggggtggggtgctgAGGTTCTAAGGTTGACAGATATGTAGGCTGAATTATCATTCAAATTGGGGTAGGACAGGTATAAGACACAAGGTTGAAGAGGTAAGTAGGGCAGTTCTTAAGTGTGACTCACCAGTATTTTAGGTTTCCCCCAAAATCATTTTCTGCACATTCAATTTTCCTCCTGTCTTTACTTTCTCTCAAATACTGTTTCTTTTCATGGAACCTTGGGCTGTACTGAGATACCTACCCAGAATTGAAAATGTTATCTGGTCATCCCAGTTGTCTCCTCTTATATTAGGGTCCTGAAATTACAGCACTAAACTGGAATCTTCCTCTAAATACTACCATAAAGATGAAGCCTGAGACCACCTAACTTCTCTCACATGAAACCAGAATTCTCTCAAATTATTTTCCTCCCTTGCACAATCTGCCAATCATAGCAAAGGATGCAATTCTCATAAATTACTAAAAAATATCTAGGAAGAGGCCAAGTCTTCCCCTCACTCCCACCTTTCTTTTCTAAACCATCCACAGCCTATGTGGGGTCATGCTCTATGGCATAGGGTCTTGAAACTCCCCGCCTCAGGcaggtacctcctgtcagatcagcagcagcattagattagaaataaagtgcacaataaatgcaatgctCTCGAATCATTCTGAGACCATCCTTCCCATCCGTGGTCCATGGAAAAATATGTCTTCCACAAAATCGGTCCCTGGTACCCAAAAGGTTGGGACCACTGCTCTACAGCATCTTTCCCTCTCCTGTGACTAGGGGAGGGAAATCCTTTTAATTTCCTCCATCAAGGTCTTTCTCTAGGTGCCTGGTTATCTGTTTCCTCACTTTAAACCTTGgttcaattaaaatgaaaaaaaaaaaaaaaaaccccacaaaatcctAAGAGTCCACCTCCAGAACAAAGGAACAGAAACCACTCAAATCAGTTTGAGTACAAGAGGGAATTTATTAGAAGAATACAGTTTCTCGCAGGGACTCCAACCGCTAAGATGAGTTATGAACTAGAAGCAGGCCTTTCTGCAGGTCACATCATGCTGTCACCACaatcttttacttcttttgccAAGAGCACATACAGAACATCCTAGAGGTCAGTTCTCCCTGTATGGTGCGTGAGGGACTAGAATGTGGCTTCGTTTCTGCTGGCCTTTTGATCTTTATATTCCTTTATGCTGGCCTCGAACTTGTCAAGCACATGCTGGCAGACATTCATGAGGTCAGTCAGGCCTCTCTGAAAGGGCTCGACCGCGGGGAGGGCACCTCGGGTCTGTATGCGCAAGTTAATTTTGCTCTCTGAAGGATGGGTTGTGGTGTAACCAcagaattccacttctgggttcTTCATGATCATGTACCGAAGAGAATTTCCTAGGGTGTGGTCCTCCTCGTGCAACACAAATGTCACACAGTGTCTATCTGTCCCAGCCGCCTGGACCATCTCCAGGGCTGTCTTCCTCTCGCCTTCAGCCATTGAGGTCTTCACTCCAGACATTTTTCTACACAcatagtttttataaaaatgagatcATACTGAGTACGGTTTTGAAactagcttttttttaaaaatctatcacaATTGCAACAGGTTACTGCTCTAATGCACTCCAATTACACAGAACTATTAGCATTAGCCCTTATTATTatcttctcctgcctccatctATTCTACCACTAAATAATTTACTGCCTCCAGTTTCTCCCTACTCCATTTGGCCGTCCACATGACGACCAAGGGGAGTGTCCTTCAACAAAAAGTTTACTAAAATATTCTTTTGGTAGAGTCACAAGAAGAGGGGCAGGATTAGAATAGGGTGGGTCCTGCTAAAGGATGAAAAGGGGAGTTGAAAGGCGTGGGGGGAAAAGCAGATGATAAAAACAGAAACTAAAGTTCATCAACATGCAGTTTTCCAACTACGGTTTCCGTTTACAGGAGGTACGGAAACTAGAAAGTCTGAGAAGAGTCTCCAAGCacgggggaaaaaaagaactcgGCGCACAGAGACGACCAATTAGCGCTCGGCCCAGAGGAGTGGCCTGGGCCTGGCCCACAGGCCAAGCCTATCACTCGGGGAACGGTGGCCAGGTGCACGTTATCTTTTACTGACTCTGGCTGTTCCTAACGGGGATGGGCCGTTGGGGACTGAACTCCGCTTTAACAACCCGTCTTCCCTCCTTGGTATCTAGTGCACTGAGCGTCTCCACTCAAGCAATCCAGCTAACCCCTTCTCCACCCCTTCCCAATCCGGGGCCCCGTTCCCCACCCTGGCGCGCCCACCGCGCCCCCTCCTCGCCCGTCCTCCCTGTCAGGCCCTCGCTGCCAGGCCGGGCCGCGGAGGCGGAGGCCCTAGCCAGCCGCCGGCTCCCAGGGCCCGGCAATGCCCGCTCCtcccgccctccccaccccctcggCCGTTACCTCTCCAGCTCCTGGTCCTCTTCCATGGCGGGGGCGGCTTCCGGGATCCTCAGGTGGCGCGGGCGGGCCGGAGGCTCTGCCCCATGCCTCGAAGCGTGCGGGcgcggcaggcaggcaggcaggcaggaaggaaggaccGACGGAAGAAGTGCGGACGGAAGGAGGGGGGAGGAGCCGCAGCGGCGCGGCAGGGCCCGGCTGCTGGGCGGGGCGTGAAGGCTCCGCCCCTGGccgccgccccggccccgcccccggcgcgAGGAGGGCGGTGGCCGAGCCTGAGCGGCTCACCTGAGCTGCTGAGTAAGCCCGCCCCCCGAACTGGTGGTGGCGTACAGGTGGAACCGGGCTCCTGCCCCGCCCCGAGGCCGAGACTTGCCTGTGGGCGCCAGAGCTCGGCCCTTGGCACTTGCCCCCTAAGGTGATGGCAGACGGGGCGGGGCCTTACCTGACTCCCCCAGATCCCCTTTTCCCCCTGGGGCCAGGATCAAGcctctttctgacttgctgctGGCCCCCTGGCAGTGTAGCAttgtcagtcgcttcagtcatgtccggcccTTTGCGCCCCAcgaactgtagtccgccaggctcctctgtccatggggttccccaggcaagaatactggagtggagtattGCCATACctttctccggggaatcttcccgacccagggatcgaatccaggtctcctgcattgcaggcggattctttaccatctgggccaccggggaagatCTTGGCCCCATGGGGGACGGGATTAATCCCAGGCTGGACCCCGCCCGCCCCGGGAGGCCTTTCCGGGGACAACGGACAGCTATAGTTGATCGATACATTTTGATGAATTTCACAACAGTACAAGATGCACGTGTAAGACGGTATTTGTCTCATCCGCGATCTTGAATGATTTCACAGCTCAACTGGGTCAAAGGACAagcgtttgtttatttttgccgcGGGGGAGGCGGGAGTGGGGGTGAGGATGAGCGAGTTTGGATGTAAACTGTCCCCATCTCGCATCCCCATCCTTTCCTTCCTGGatcttttttctctccctggaGTACGTCCTGCCTCGCTTTGGACACGTCCTTTCCTTTTCACCCTTTTGGCCTCTTCAACCTCACCCGCATAACCTCCCTCTCATCTTCGTTCCCAGGTGCTCGTGCCCCCGCCTCGGCAGCCTTTCACCACCCAGACTCTCTTTCCGCGCCCCGACCCCTCAGGTGTTCTTTACCAAAAACCCCCCTTCTCCCTTcctgtcccccctcccccccgccagCTCCcgtcccttccccccaccccgacccccgcTGTCCTCTCGCCCGACACGCCCACAGTCCAGCTTTCCGGCGCCACCTGTTCTCGTACCCCACCCCGACCCCCTAGATGTTCTCCGCCTCCCCCAGCTGTTCCCCTGTCCTCGCGCGGTCGGTGCTGAGCGCAGAGGCGGCACTGGCCCGGTGCCGGGGGCTTCAAGGCGGACAGCAGAGGGgatggctggggtggggagggtggagggagggcgcGCGGCAGTTGGGGGCGGAGCGGGCTCACTCTA
The sequence above is drawn from the Bos javanicus breed banteng chromosome 12, ARS-OSU_banteng_1.0, whole genome shotgun sequence genome and encodes:
- the LOC133258381 gene encoding DNA-directed RNA polymerases I and III subunit RPAC2: MEEDQELERKMSGVKTSMAEGERKTALEMVQAAGTDRHCVTFVLHEEDHTLGNSLRYMIMKNPEVEFCGYTTTHPSESKINLRIQTRGALPAVEPFQRGLTDLMNVCQHVLDKFEASIKEYKDQKASRNEATF